One stretch of Brettanomyces nanus chromosome 4, complete sequence DNA includes these proteins:
- a CDS encoding uncharacterized protein (CAZy:GT48), whose product MADFFVRNSEAERRISFFAQSLSTSLPEPIPVEAMPTFTVLIPHYGEKILLTLKEIIKEDPLSKMSLLEYLKQMFPHEWRYFVRDTKILSCNEDPEQDYNFESEKDYIENKINDMPYYCVGFKSESPEYLLRTRIWASLRSQTLYRTVSGFMNYKKAIKLMHRVENPEMIEYFGGSDNSEEYLNVIAARKFRLLVSMQRLQKFSASEREDLQVLLRSFPEIKISCLESEEDPEHGSVKYFTVLYEATNDTDGNRLRQVYRIELSGDPILGDGKSDNQNNSIVFYRGEYIQVIDANQDNYLEECLKIRSVLGEFEDFEVDEISPYVHSVANNSKGPVAILGAREYIFSEHTGVLGDVAASKEQTFGTMFARTLAEIGAKLHYGHPDFINAIFMTTRGGISKAQKGLHLNEDIYAGITAVCRGGRIKHCDYFQCGKGRDLGFGSILNFTTKIGSGMGEQMLSREYYYLGTQMPLDRFLSFYYAHPGFHLNNLFIMLSLELFMLVAFSLGSMKHELIMCLYNKNVPITDLQIPVGCQNMQPVLDWVTRYVLSIFICFFISFLPLVLHEISERGLWKACGRLFLHICSLSPLFEVFVCQIYATSLKNDIVVGGARYLSTGRGFSITRVPFTRLYLSYAPSCLYSGMRLFLVLLFSVVTMWQPAILWFWITFASLCFSPFIFNPHMFSWTEFFLDYREFIRWLSRTDAKSVESSWIGYIRVTRSRITGLKKYRKGTGTGQLATANFSKPPFINVFLADVMIPFFQAAFITSAYMFINAQNGVQDSVEANSLIRLLIITFAPFTLNAVVLLCVFPMSCVAGPILGLCCRRVPAALAGMTHTVGIFIQIVLFQVIWILEGWNVARSLACFTTSIFLQRFIIQTGKILFLSRELREDYGNRAWWSGKWITKGISWRYVITQPLRELVVKTSELSLFAADFAIGHLILFCLTPMLFVPYIDHWHSCLLLWISPSKRLRGPIHTTSQRRIRRRRAQKYFVLYLIVMLLFVFLVAAPIIVGLKYGDFLNTFIPEENFGLFQINHQNNNDTGEAAPATILRAKPAAPTFSSYWI is encoded by the coding sequence ATGGCGGATTTCTTTGTTCGTAACTCTGAggcagaaagaaggatttcCTTTTTCGCACAGTCATTGTCAACCTCTCTGCCTGAGCCCATTCCTGTCGAAGCCATGCCGACTTTCACCGTATTGATTCCACACTACGGtgagaagattcttctaactctcaaagaaatcattaAGGAAGAtcctctttcaaaaatgTCCCTTCTTGAATATTTGAAGCAAATGTTCCCTCATGAATGGAGATATTTTGTTAGGGACACGAAGATTCTCTCCTGTAATGAAGATCCCGAACAGGACTACAATTTTGAATCCGAAAAAGACTACATCGAGAATAAGATCAACGATATGCCCTACTATTGTGTTGGTTTCAAGTCTGAGAGTCCGGAATACCTGCTTAGAACCAGGATATGGGCATCGTTGAGAAGCCAGACTCTCTACCGAACTGTTTCTGGATTCATGAATTACAAGAAGGCCATCAAATTGATGCACCGTGTGGAAAACCCAGAAATGATCGAATATTTTGGTGGATCGGATAACTCTGAAGAGTATCTCAATGTCATCGCTGCAAGAAAGTTTAGGCTGTTAGTTTCCATGCAACGTCTTCAGAAGTTCTCTGCTTCAGAACGTGAAGATTTACAGGTTCTGTTGAGGTCCTTTCCGGAGATAAAAATTTCTTGCTTGGAGTCTGAGGAGGATCCTGAGCACGGGAGTGTTAAGTACTTTACTGTACTATATGAAGCTACCAATGATACCGATGGAAATCGACTAAGGCAGGTCTACAGAATTGAGCTTTCCGGAGATCCAATTCTTGGAGATGGTAAATCGGATAATCAAAACAATTCAATTGTCTTTTATCGCGGAGAGTATATTCAAGTCATTGATGCCAACCAGGATAACTATCTTGAGGAGTGTTTGAAAATAAGATCTGTTTTAGGTGAATTCGAGGATTTTGAAGTGGATGAGATAAGTCCTTATGTTCACTCAGTGGCAAACAACTCGAAGGGGCCAGTTGCCATTTTAGGTGCCAGAGAATATATCTTTTCAGAGCACACAGGTGTTCTTGGTGATGTGGCTGCCTCCAAGGAACAGACTTTTGGTACCATGTTTGCGCGCACTCTTGCCGAGATTGGAGCCAAGTTGCACTATGGACATCCagatttcatcaatgctaTTTTCATGACTACAAGAGGTGGTATCTCCAAAGCACAGAAAGGACTTCATTTGAATGAAGATATATATGCAGGAATAACAGCTGTGTGTCGCGGTGGAAGAATTAAACACTGCGATTACTTTCAGTGTGGTAAGGGAAGAGAtcttggatttggatcGATCTTGAATTTTACCACCAAGATTGGTAGTGGTATGGGTGAGCAAATGTTGTCAAGAGAGTATTATTATCTTGGCACACAAATGCCTTTGGATAggtttctttctttttattatGCTCATCCAGGTTTCCATCTAAACAATCTTTTTATCATGCTTTCTTTGGAGTTATTCATGCTTGTTGCATTCAGCCTTGGATCTATGAAACACGAATTGATTATGTGCCTGTACAACAAGAATGTTCCTATAACAGACTTGCAAATTCCCGTTGGTTGTCAGAACATGCAGCCTGTTTTAGATTGGGTTACGAGATACGTGCTTTCAATCTttatctgcttctttatatCGTTTCTTCCGTTGGTGTTGCATGAAATCTCAGAAAGAGGCCTCTGGAAAGCCTGCGGACGTTTGTTTCTGCACATTTGCTCTCTTTCACCTTTATTTGAAGTATTTGTATGCCAGATTTATGCCAcgtctttgaagaatgacATTGTTGTGGGGGGTGCTAGGTACCTTTCCACGGGAAGAGGTTTCTCGATCACTAGAGTCCCTTTCACAAGGTTATATTTATCATACGCACCCTCGTGTCTTTATTCTGGAATGAGGTTGTTTTTAGTGTTACTCTTCTCAGTAGTCACTATGTGGCAGCCGGCTATTCTCTGGTTCTGGATTActtttgcttctctttGCTTTTCACcgttcatcttcaatccCCATATGTTTTCATGGACAGAGTTTTTTCTTGATTACAGAGAATTCATAAGATGGTTGAGTAGAACAGATGCTAAGAGTGTTGAGAGTTCATGGATTGGCTATATTCGTGTAACACGATCAAGAATCACCGGTCTGAAGAAGTATAGAAAGGGCACCGGTACCGGTCAGTTAGCCACagccaacttctccaaGCCTCCTTTCATAAACGTGTTCCTGGCGGATGTGATGATCCCTTTCTTTCAGGCCGCTTTTATTACGTCTGCATATATGTTCATAAATGCGCAGAACGGAGTTCAGGATTCAGTGGAAGCCAACTCACTAATTCGTCTTCTTATAATCACATTCGCTCCCTTTACATTGAATGCTGTTGTTTTACTATGTGTTTTTCCAATGTCATGTGTTGCTGGACCTATTTTAGGGCTTTGTTGCAGGAGGGTTCCCGCTGCACTAGCCGGCATGACGCATACTGTAGGCATATTCATACAAATAGTGctttttcaagtgatttGGATCTTGGAAGGTTGGAACGTTGCAAGATCATTGGCTTGTTTTACCACATCCATCTTTCTACAAAGATTTATAATTCAGACTGGgaaaatcctttttttaaGTCGAGAACTGCGGGAGGATTACGGAAATAGAGCATGGTGGTCTGGTAAATGGATTACGAAGGGAATCAGCTGGAGATACGTGATTACACAACCATTAAGAGAGCTTGTAGTGAAGACATCCGAATTGAGTCTTTTTGCAGCTGACTTCGCAATCGGCCATCTGATCCTATTCTGTTTGACACCAATGTTATTTGTTCCATACATTGATCACTGGCACTCATGTCTGTTACTGTGGATTAGTCCATCCAAAAGGTTGAGAGGCCCAATTCATACTACGTCCCAAAGAAGGATTCGGAGACGCAGAGCTCAGAAGTACTTTGTGCTCTATTTGATAGTAATGCTATTGTTTGTGTTCCTCGTTGCTGCTCCCATCATTGTGGGTCTAAAGTATGGGGATTTTTTAAATACATTCATTCCCGAGGAAAACTTCGGATTATTTCAGATCAACCACCAAAATAATAATGATACAGGAGAGGCAGCTCCTGCTACTATTCTACGTGCTAAACCTGCTGCACCAACGTTCAGTTCATATTGGATTTAA
- a CDS encoding uncharacterized protein (CAZy:GH15): MKNCLPLTQSVPTNYRQASLLVSHELKPQQDVTSPYPWLDSLAKFSPLQLGSYLIRSADQTWWSSLLLQLESSDSVITEGVRSLTSPTDENLELWLQKQRLKAFHGILDNVGGAGMSEQKGVSNGAVIASPSKTAPNYFYQWVRDAAITMNSLVEHLSDSNFEDSEYGLSTIIESYIANSYKLQRTGNHSGDFDTLSGLGEPKFMADSKPFTGSWGRPQRDGPGLRVITIANYMRTLDQYGRNFTNSETPSSEYVYENILKPDLSYIVKYWSSTGFDLWEEVDSLHLFTSLTQLKALKMGLEMAKKFGDNEFYKTLVVSFNSLRFFISVDSGFKPSSAPYLLETPSLVLEGRRCGLDIASILASLRSHDVDDTYDTVYIPFPVTDTAVMNTLTALINDMKYRYPINHGNLGLSVGFALGRYPEDVYNGRGLSEGNPWFISTATASELIYKLIYNLYNLQKDFIIPAEQASLFSSITTLKIKHSVTLPYGSNAFNVVTYSLLNYADTFLSVIKEHVDGDGHMSEQFNRYTGYMEGAEDLTWSYGSFWSSLRWRDKALQLLEENTQSTWATHI; this comes from the exons atgaaaaa TTGCTTACCGCTTACACAGTCTGTGCCTACAAACTATAGACAGGCCAGCTTATTGGTATCACATGAACTTAAACCACAACAAGATGTTACAAGTCCATATCCTTGGTTGGATAGCCTTGCAAAATTCTCTCCGTTACAGTTGGGAAGCTACCTGATCAGAAGTGCCGATCAGACTTGGTGGAGTTCGTTGCTACTTCAATTAGAGAGTTCGGATTCAGTAATTACAGAGGGAGTCAGATCTTTAACCAGTCCGACAGACGAGAATCTTGAGTTATGGTTacagaaacagagactTAAAGCCTTCCATGGAATTCTAGACAACGTTGGAGGTGCTGGTATGAGTGAGCAGAAAGGTGTTTCGAATGGTGCGGTTATCgcatcaccttcaaaaacGGCTCCGAATTACTTCTACCAGTGGGTGAGAGATGCCGCCATAACTATGAACTCTTTGGTTGAACATCTAAGTGATtcaaattttgaagattctgaaTACGGCTTATCTACAATAATTGAGTCGTATATTGCCAACTCTTACAAGTTGCAGAGGACGGGTAATCATTCCGGTGACTTCGATACACTTTCTGGCTTGGGTGAGCCCAAATTTATGGCAGATTCTAAGCCCTTCACGGGGTCTTGGGGACGGCCTCAAAGAGATGGTCCTGGTTTAAGAGTCATTACCATTGCTAACTACATGAGAACTCTTGATCAGTATGGTAGGAACTTCACCAATTCGGAAACACCTAGCTCAGAGTACGTGTATGAAAACATTCTAAAGCCCGACCTAAGTTATATCGTCAAGTATTGGAGCAGTACAGGTTTTGATCTTTGGGAAGAGGTTGATTCTTTACACTTGTTCACTAGCTTGACCCAACTCAAGGCCTTAAAGATGGGCCTAGAAATGGCTAAGAAGTTTGGTGACAATGAATTTTATAAGACGTTGGTTGTgtccttcaactctttgagaTTCTTTATTTCTGTTGATTCCGGCTTCAAACCTTCCAGTGCTCCCTACCTGCTTGAAACTCCAAGCTTGGTGTTGGAAGGACGAAGATGTGGATTGGATATCGCTTCTATATTGGCCTCGTTGAGGTCACacgatgttgatgatactTATGATACCGTATACATTCCATTCCCAGTGACCGATACTGCTGTTATGAATACACTCACTGCGCTTATCAACGATATGAAATACAGATATCCCATCAATCATGGAAATTTGGGACTTTCCGTGGGATTTGCACTAGGAAGATACCCTGAAGACGTTTATAATGGCCGAGGACTCAGTGAGGGCAACCCATGGTTTATTTCTACTGCAACTGCTTCTGAGTTGATTTACAAGTTGATCTACAACTTGTACAATCTTCAGAAAGACTTTATCATTCCAGCCGAACAGGCAtcactcttttcttccattaccactttgaaaattAAGCATTCTGTCACTTTGCCATATGGATCGAACGCTTTCAATGTCGTTACTTACTCTCTCCTTAACTATGCGGACACCTTCCTTTCTGTCATTAAAGAGCATGTTGATGGTGACGGCCATATGAGTGAACAATTCAATAGATACACAGGCTATATGGAAGGGGCAGAAGATTTGACCTGGAGCTATGGCTCCTTCTGGAGTTCTTTGAGATGGAGAGATAAGGCTTTACAACTCTTGGAGGAGAATACCCAGAGTACGTGGGCCACACATATATGA
- a CDS encoding uncharacterized protein (BUSCO:EOG09342MLJ~EggNog:ENOG41) yields MSSIAIYLQLTNYRKPFEQRLVVRILLVVPMFAVTCYICLVNYTVGVYFEPIREIYEAFVIYTFYKLLVLMLGGERTIIRNAQSKSPTSHFFPARLFLRKIDISDPKSFLMIKSCILQYVWVKPSLCIIIGISSALGFYNVNDISISSVYFWVGVIYNLSVTISLYFLALFWKCLYDELKRFNPWPKFLCVKVIIFASYWQGLFIGVLNWLGAFHDDIGIERGTNLGMQIQNALLCLEMVFFAWLHWTSFPYTEFTSDKFPDAARVKTWLAFKDWISIGDLLYDINLTIMKGDSYNFRNFDSVNDLAVYNKSETFTKKIYQGLRVSRDGSKHWIPVSPSNSRAGSFSGTSASVKSIAVTQTLSAVPNQKTPLLTETPQKQYLGKLPPFLDYDNSGRRGTSTEMNRGDSFSSTTVQAESVIIDQYDPANEDLARDEKLYHYVKDHYINEDKINYPVEYDYKEIAYSNKITKMRQQLSLGTTADDNEVA; encoded by the coding sequence ATGTCTTCGATTGCCATATATCTTCAGCTTACCAACTATAGGAAACCGTTCGAGCAAAGGCTAGTGGTTCGTATACTTTTGGTAGTGCCTATGTTTGCTGTTACATGCTACATATGCTTAGTCAACTATACGGTAGGAGTATATTTTGAACCAATTAGAGAAATATATGAGGCATTTGTCATTTACACCTTCTACAAACTGTTGGTACTTATGcttggaggagaaagaaccaTCATACGAAATGCCCAAAGCAAATCACCTACCAGCCATTTCTTTCCTGCCAGGCTTTTCCTACGAAAGATCGATATTTCTGATCCAAAGAGCTTCCTAATGATCAAATCTTGCATTTTACAATATGTATGGGTGAAGCCTTCGCTATGCATTATAATAGGAATCAGTTCAGCGTTGGGATTTTATAATGTCAACGATATATCCATCAGCAGCGTGTATTTCTGGGTGGGTGTCATTTACAATCTTAGTGTAACAATCTCCTTGTACTTTCTTGCTCTTTTCTGGAAGTGTCTTTACGATGAGTTGAAGAGGTTCAACCCATGGCCCAAATTTCTGTGCGTCAAAGTGATCATCTTTGCATCCTATTGGCAGGGTTTGTTTATTGGCGTATTGAACTGGTTGGGCGCTTTCCACGATGATATCGGTATTGAGCGTGGAACGAATCTGGGAATGCAGATACAGAATGCCTTGCTATGTTTGGAAATGGTGTTTTTTGCGTGGCTTCACTGGACATCTTTCCCGTACACAGAGTTCACTAGCGATAAGTTCCCTGATGCTGCCAGAGTTAAAACCTGGCTTGCCTTCAAAGATTGGATCAGCATTGGAGATCTTCTCTATGATATAAATCTCACGATAATGAAAGGAGACAGCTATAACTTTCGGAATTTTGACTCTGTAAATGATCTCGCTGTTTACAACAAGTCCGAGACATTTACTAAAAAGATTTATCAGGGCTTGAGAGTGTCAAGGGACGGTAGCAAGCACTGGATTCCCGTGTCGCCTAGTAATAGTCGAGCTGGGTCGTTTTCTGGAACATCTGCATCAGTCAAATCGATTGCTGTCACTCAGACGCTGTCGGCAGTACCTAATCAAAAGACTCCACTACTCACCGAGACTCCCCAAAAGCAGTATTTGGGTAAGTTACCTCCGTTTTTGGATTACGACAATAGTGGCAGACGAGGAACATCAACAGAAATGAACAGAGGAGACTCATTTTCCAGTACGACAGTTCAAGCAGAAAGTGTAATTATAGATCAATACGACCCTGCAAATGAGGATTTGGCTAGGGATGAAAAACTGTACCATTACGTGAAAGACCACTACATTAATGAGGATAAAATCAATTATCCTGTTGAGTACGACTATAAAGAGATCGCTTATTCCAACAAGATTACAAAAATGCGCCAACAACTTTCTTTAGGTACCACTGCTGATGACAATGAAGTGGCTTAG
- a CDS encoding uncharacterized protein (CAZy:CE4), whose product MPIVCVLGAAIDKSDTEPLLMAYNASMSATTPFPSWLTAFTGINQWPGPDPPYIPLDFIDFSKIPNHGLRGMGVCPTTRDSCSFDCYKCVSYDDVYTCPKLSQSFDDGPSAFTDRLLDNLNHKVTFFTLGMNVVRYPETYLKAVQKGHLMGTHTWSHKFLPSLTNEQVVAQFEWSIWAMNATAGHLPKWYRPPYGAIDDRIRVIARMFGMQAVVWDYDLFDWRMETVPPTKTKQQVLEDARRFKAQGRGGFTLEHDAYASTVDAAIEVSKIYGPDQLTAAQCVDSFDYIKQYQEDDGK is encoded by the coding sequence ATGCCCATTGTTTGCGTATTGGGCGCTGCAATTGATAAGTCAGACACAGAACCTCTGCTCATGGCCTATAATGCGTCCATGTCTGCAACCACTCCTTTTCCATCTTGGTTAACGGCCTTTACTGGAATTAATCAATGGCCAGGCCCGGACCCTCCCTACATCCCACTTGATTTTATTGATTTTTCCAAGATCCCTAACCATGGACTTCGTGGAATGGGTGTCTGTCCCACCACTAGAGACAGCTGTTCGTTTGACTGCTACAAATGTGTTAGCTATGATGACGTCTATACCTGTCCAAAGCTCTCTCAAAGTTTTGATGATGGTCCTTCTGCATTCACCGATAGACTTTTAGACAACTTGAATCATAAGGTCACATTTTTTACCCTTGGTATGAATGTCGTTAGATACCCTGAGACTTATTTGAAGGCAGTTCAAAAAGGACATTTGATGGGTACTCACACTTGGTCTCATAAATTCTTGCCATCGTTAACCAACGAGCAAGTAGTGGCACAATTCGAGTGGTCTATTTGGGCAATGAATGCAACTGCAGGCCATCTTCCTAAATGGTACAGACCACCTTATGGAGCTATTGATGACAGAATTAGAGTTATAGCCAGAATGTTCGGTATGCAGGCCGTTGTTTGGGATTACGATCTATTTGATTGGAGAATGGAGACAGTTCCACCTACAAAAACCAAACAGCAGGTACTCGAAGATGcaagaagattcaaagcTCAAGGACGTGGTGGTTTTACTTTGGAGCATGACGCATATGCCTCCACTGTAGATGCCGCTATTGAAGTAAGTAAAATCTACGGACCGGACCAGTTGACTGCGGCACAATGTGTGGACAGCTTCGATTATATCAAGCAGTATCAAGAAGACGACGGCAAAtaa
- a CDS encoding uncharacterized protein (EggNog:ENOG41): MTEHKPEKKVCVFCGSSFGVDPNFSKSASELGVLLSNNNYGLVYGGGTTGLMGCVAKAVASNGSYVHGIIPEALVSKERKNLDEIKKMNEELKESVENHRGATPLDDSYGKTTIVPDMHTRKRMMAQEADGFVAMPGGFGTLEEVMEITTWSQLGIHAKPIVLFNIDHFYDEFIGFLGNCVAKGFISPENGTIISVATTPEEVISKLQSYKVPEGRFNLSWKNQ; this comes from the coding sequence ATGACAGAACACAAaccagaaaagaaagtgtGTGTATTTTGCGGTTCTTCCTTTGGCGTGGATCCCAACTTCTCTAAGAGTGCTTCGGAGTTAGGAGTTCTGCTCTCTAACAACAATTACGGATTGGTTTATGGAGGAGGCACCACCGGATTGATGGGATGCGTGGCAAAAGCTGTTGCTTCGAACGGTTCGTATGTTCATGGAATTATTCCGGAAGCATTGGTTTcgaaggaaagaaagaatcttgacgaaatcaagaagatgaacgAAGAATTAAAGGAATCCGTTGAAAATCATCGTGGTGCTACCCCATTAGATGATAGCTACGGCAAAACAACTATCGTTCCAGATATGCACACGAGAAAAAGGATGATGGCTCAAGAAGCTGACGGATTTGTGGCCATGCCCGGTGGATTCGGtactcttgaagaagttatGGAGATTACTACTTGGTCCCAACTTGGAATCCATGCTAAGCCAATTGTTCTATTCAATATTGATCATTTTTACGATGAATTTATCGGTTTCTTGGGTAACTGTGTTGCTAAAGGATTCATTTCTCCTGAGAATGGAACCATCATCTCTGTTGCTACCACTCCGGAGGAGGTTATTTCAAAGCTTCAGAGCTACAAAGTTCCCGAGGGAAGGTTCAATTTAAGCTGGAAGAATCAGTAA
- the DPH5 gene encoding diphthine synthase (BUSCO:EOG09342Z85), producing MLYMIGLGLAYSTDITVRGLEAVRKCKKVFLEGYTSILMAADKESLEQLYGKEVIIADRELVESGSEKILEDAKDDDVAFLVVGDVFGATTHTDLVIRARELGVKVECIHNVSVMNAVGACGLQLYKFGQAVSIVFFTDNWRPDSFYDKIMENRKIGLHTLLLLDIKVKEPDFKELMKGHLVYEPPRYMSVAQCCQELLEVEEKRKQGAYTPDTPCVSVSRLGAADQAFNAATLKQLSEYDAGKPLHSVIMLGHQVHDLELEYLLEYANDKEAFKAAVRKDQEKR from the coding sequence ATGTTGTATATGATTGGACTAGGCCTTGCGTATTCCACAGATATTACTGTGAGAGGTTTGGAGGCAGTTAGAAAATGTAAAAAGGTTTTCTTGGAAGGATATACTTCTATTTTGATGGCTGCTGATAAAGAGTCTCTTGAACAACTTTATGGTAAAGAAGTGATCATTGCTGACCGTGAACTGGTTGAATCTGGATCTGAaaagattcttgaagatgccAAAGACGATGATGTGGCATTTCTAGTGGTGGGAGATGTGTTTGGTGCTACCACCCATACAGACTTAGTCATTAGAGCCAGGGAGTTGGGCGTGAAAGTTGAGTGTATCCATAATGTGTCGGTGATGAATGCCGTTGGTGCTTGTGGGTTACAACTATATAAGTTTGGACAAGCCGTGTCCATTGTTTTCTTCACGGATAATTGGAGACCGGATTCTTTCTATGATAAGATCATGGAGAACAGAAAGATTGGACTTCATACCCTTCTTTTATTGGATATTAAGGTAAAGGAACCAGATTTCAAAGAGTTAATGAAAGGTCATTTAGTGTACGAACCTCCAAGATATATGTCCGTGGCACAGTGCTGCCAAGAACTCCTcgaagttgaagagaagagaaagcaggGTGCATATACACCTGATACTCCATGTGTGTCTGTTTCCCGGTTAGGAGCTGCCGATCAGGCCTTCAATGCGGCCACTTTGAAGCAGCTATCCGAGTATGATGCCGGTAAACCTCTTCATTCCGTAATCATGTTGGGTCATCAAGTTCATGACCTCGAGTTAGAGTATTTGCTGGAGTATGCTAACGACAAAGAAGCCTTCAAGGCAGCCGTTAGAAAGGATCAGGAGAAGAGGTGA
- a CDS encoding uncharacterized protein (EggNog:ENOG41) translates to MTEDSESTPLIESVLQSPKRDWRTTFRRYRLDVWIPIAVLSCLLVVIIITFFQAVLPNIGDYAAQGTTFDLENLNFLGVSDAGGVNFEVMGVSHNNFSQIEDPLARKYFKVGGFMTRKLNLKVDDLDFLVYDEIKDDYLKLGRVHISPFSARVVDSANTDMDVYLTVFPDSKGVLGTIEKILRTPNSKLKLKGDADVKILVFNGYIPLKGVMIPLDIDIPTSLVSRLSLNSVDVSNVKFTDSENGKSKDLPKCLFDLLLLENPIKNLLKIVDLDQVDVPSSVWNIFINDCNGNPKIDVASLQTSKFIIENSDEYNISCSLDFNTDLDKLSDTCKHQDFPPLSKFVDTIVHNDTVSLLIGMDSVSSLPSTLSSVLKEVVLPLNIPLNITDLSSQVVENVTMEEMSFGLADSQTPMLSGVLKVILNFKDISVEGFKVKEMKGFSNLKYQGEKFGDVDISQWKESITKMVVSDNGDIMMIVSCKLDNVLLDITDMTVFQEILSEVIMNGSAHIDIEALVDVLVKSMLGTFEIDGIPGSGGADFEL, encoded by the coding sequence atgacCGAGGACTCAGAATCGACCCCTTTGATTGAGTCTGTTCTTCAGTCACCTAAACGGGATTGGAGAACAACATTCAGGCGGTACAGACTGGATGTTTGGATACCCATAGCAGTGTTATCATGTTTATTGGTTGTAATTATTATCACTTTTTTTCAAGCAGTTCTTCCTAATATTGGAGACTATGCCGCTCAAGGGACGACctttgatttggagaatCTCAACTTTCTTGGAGTTTCTGATGCTGGAGGTGTCAACTTCGAAGTGATGGGTGTGTCTCACAACAACTTCTCCCAGATTGAGGACCCTTTGGCTCGAAAATACTTCAAAGTAGGAGGCTTTATGACTAGGAAattgaatttgaaggtggATGATCTTGACTTTTTAGTCTATGACGAAATTAAAGATGACTACCTGAAATTAGGTAGGGTGCATATTTCTCCCTTCTCTGCCAGGGTGGTGGATTCGGCCAATACTGATATGGATGTATACCTGACGGTTTTTCCTGACTCCAAAGGTGTTCTTGGaactattgagaagattTTAAGAACCCCTAATTCCAAGTTGAAACTAAAGGGAGATGCAGACGTTAAAATTTTGGTTTTTAATGGCTATATTCCTCTTAAAGGTGTGATGATTCCTTTGGATATTGATATTCCTACTTCTTTGGTGTCAAGATTGTCGTTGAATAGTGTTGATGTCTCCAATGTCAAATTTACGGATTCTGAAAACGGGAAATCTAAAGATTTGCCAAAGTGTCTGTTTGATTTATTGCTGTTGGAAAATCCTATCAAGAACTTGCTGAAAATCGTTGACCTTGACCAAGTGGATGTTCCGTCTTCAGTTTGGAATATATTTATTAATGATTGTAATGGAAATCCAAAAATTGATGTGGCATCATTGCAAACTTCGAAATTCATTATCGAAAACTCTGATGAGTATAACATCTCGTGCTCTCTGGACTTCAATACCGATCTTGACAAACTTTCTGACACGTGCAAGCATCAAGATTTCCCACCACTCTCCAAATTTGTGGATACCATCGTACACAATGATACAGTGAGTCTTCTGATTGGAATGGACTCCGTTTCGAGTCTCCCCAGTACTCTTTCCAGCGTATTAAAGGAAGTAGTTCTGCCTTTGAATATTCCCCTCAATATAACAGATTTAAGCTCTCAAGTGGTGGAGAACGTTACCATGGAAGAGATGAGCTTTGGCCTGGCCGATTCGCAAACGCCAATGCTTAGTGGTGTGTTGAAAGTGATTTTAAATTTTAAAGACATCTCAGTGGAAGGATTCAAagtgaaggagatgaaaggcttttcaaatttgaagtaTCAGGGAGAGAAGTTTGGTGATGTTGACATCTCACAGTGGAAGGAAAGTATCACCAAAATGGTTGTCTCGGATAATGGGGATATTATGATGATTGTGTCGTGCAAATTGGACAATGTGCTTCTTGATATCACGGATATGACGGTTTTCCAGGAGATCTTGTCTGAAGTGATAATGAATGGCTCAGCACatattgatattgaagCATTGGTGGATGTATTAGTCAAATCAATGCTCGGAACTTTTGAGATTGATGGAATCCCCGGTTCTGGAGGTGCTGATTTTGAGCTATGA